In one Pueribacillus theae genomic region, the following are encoded:
- a CDS encoding peptidoglycan DD-metalloendopeptidase family protein yields MIDFFRRVFIAMLMAMCISLLFFSVKITVAQSSSDSLHNSWTWPAEGVITGQFGERNGKHYGIDIAAEVGAPVYSAGPGKVSRSYYSDSYGNVVFIVHKNGMETVYAHLNKRFVSEGENVKQGVQIGEVGNTGHSSGSHLHFEVHNGSWNINKTAAIDPMMVFDKHVEKAHVAKSETSSPASSPISSNEAANVKKLQVTVAKGDTLWAISQKYGVSVDDIMKWNDLSSSLIKIGQALTIKEPMTKQ; encoded by the coding sequence ATGATTGATTTTTTTAGAAGAGTCTTTATTGCCATGTTGATGGCGATGTGTATTTCGCTACTATTTTTTAGTGTGAAAATAACAGTTGCACAATCATCATCTGATTCATTACATAACAGCTGGACGTGGCCTGCGGAAGGCGTCATTACTGGCCAATTCGGTGAACGAAACGGGAAGCATTATGGCATTGATATCGCGGCTGAAGTCGGTGCGCCTGTTTATTCAGCGGGACCAGGCAAAGTGAGCAGGTCGTATTATTCTGACTCATACGGCAATGTTGTTTTTATAGTACATAAAAACGGAATGGAAACGGTTTATGCCCATTTGAATAAACGTTTTGTTTCGGAAGGGGAGAATGTGAAACAAGGTGTTCAAATTGGCGAAGTGGGCAATACTGGGCATTCGTCGGGAAGCCATCTCCATTTTGAAGTACATAACGGTTCATGGAATATCAATAAAACAGCAGCAATTGATCCAATGATGGTTTTTGATAAACACGTTGAAAAAGCACATGTAGCCAAAAGCGAGACATCATCCCCGGCAAGCTCGCCTATTTCCAGCAATGAAGCAGCAAATGTTAAAAAGCTGCAAGTCACAGTTGCGAAAGGAGATACATTGTGGGCCATCTCCCAAAAATATGGTGTTTCGGTTGACGATATCATGAAATGGAATGATCTTTCTTCATCATTAATCAAAATAGGACAAGCTCTCACAATTAAAGAGCCAATGACGAAACAGTAG